The Oceaniferula marina region TAAAAGCCATGGTGGTTACTGGGCTGGTGGCACACACTGGTCGGAGGTGGTCGCCAATCACGGCGTGGATTTTCTCGAACAAGCGAAGAAGGATGACAAACCATTCTTCATGTACCTCGCCTTTAATGCACCACATGATCCGAGGCAGGCACCAAAGGAATACGTGGATATGTATCCGCTGGATACAATCAAGGTGCCGAAGAACTATTTAGAGGTTTACCCATACCACAAAGAGATCGGTTGTGGGCCCGGGCTCAGGGATGAGAAGCTGGCGCCCTTTCCTCGTACTGAGTTTGCCGTGAAGGTCCACCGACAGGAGTATTTTGCCTGCGTCACCCACATGGATGCTCAGATCGGAAGGATTTTGGAGGCCTTGGAAAAGACAGGCAAGGCGGACAATACCTATATTATTTTCACTGCGGACCATGGATTGGCCGTTGGGCATCATGGATTGATCGGAAAACAAAACATGTATGAGCACAGCATGCGTGTTCCCTTTATGATCGTTGGTCCGGGGATCAAAGCGGGCAGCCAATTTGAGATGCCTATTTATTTACAGGATGCGATGGCAACCTCACTCGATTTGGCAGGGGTGGAAAAACCGGCCCATGTTGAGTTCAATAGCCTGATGCCATTGATCAAGGGGGAGCGCAAGGTGCAGTATGATCGAATCTATGGAAAATACGTCAACTCACAGCGGATGATTTCGATGGGTGGCTGGAAGATGATTTATTATCCAAAGATCAAGAAGTTCCGACTCTACAACGTAAAGAAGGACCCGGATGAGATGGTCGATCAGGCTGATAACCCGGAGTATGCGGGGAAACTCAAGGAGCTGAAAAAAGCATTCAAAGAACTCCAGAAAGAAATGGATGACTCTTTGCAGATCGATTAGGCCGGAGGTGCTGCAACTGGCATTTTCGGAGGTTGGCCGCGCTCAAGCTTCCGTGCTAAGAGGGCGAAGAGCGCTGAGCAAAACAGGCAGAGGCCAATGAGCAGGCCGATGATCATTCCGAATCCCAAGATGATGTGCATCAGGCTGCCAAGGCCGGTGAAATCCGGGGGCGGGCCATCCTCGCCACTGGCATCAAACGCAACTCTGGCTGCTTGGATTTGTTGGTAGCTGGTCACGATGGAGACGGTGCCTGCCAAGCCAACCAGCATGGCGGGAATGGATAAACACAGCGTGACAATGTGAAAGGTTCGCTGCCGTTGATACCAGGAATGAAGCAGTGACATCAGATAGAGCCCTGCAAGAAAAGCCGCCCCAAGACAGATATAAAACAAATAGTTCATGGACTGATTGTCGGTATCTATCGAAAAGACAATGGTCATCAAGGTGAATAGAAAGATCGCCATGGCGATACATAATAAACCGAGCAGTGGAGCAAAGCTGCAGGATGAGATTATACGGTAGAGGCTCGGTTTTGTGATTGTCGGGGGCATGACATCAGCGACCCTAGTGTCTCGGGACGGTGACTGTCAAGATGCTGATGGCTAACAGAAAGGTCATTCAAGCCTTTCTAGCGGAATGTAGGCAGATTGGTAGCCATCAGATGGAGATGCTGGCATAGTGGGATTTTCTGCTTGTCACTCGAGGGCATAGCTTGTCAGTTCATGGATATGAGATTGGTGATTTGTACTTTGCTGACGGCCTTGCTTGTTCCTTTGAGTGCCAAGCCGATGAATGTGGTGTTTATTCTGGCGGATGATTTGGGGTTTATGGATATCACACCGAACAATCCGGAGAGTTTTTATGAAACCCCACATTTGGAAAAACTGGCCAAGTCCGGGATGCGTTTTACCCAAGGCTACGCCGCCTGTCCGGTGTGCTCTCCCACCAGGGCGTCGATCATGACGGGACAGTATCCTGCCCGGACTCGCAACACCGACTTTTTTGGAGGCCCCAATGAGTTTCACAAAACCATTCCGACGGATTACGACGCACTGAAGAGCGACAAGTTGGGGCGTTTCACCAAGCGCCCGGTGTTGCCGGCACCGTATGAAGGTTTCCTTGCCAAAGAGCACACCAGCTTGGCTGAGGCTTTTAAAAAACATGGTTACGCCACCATGTTTGCCGGTAAATGGCATTTGGGAGGGAAAGGTTCGTGGCCAGAAGACCATGGATTTGATGTCAACAAGGGAGGCTGGACCCGGGGTGGTCCTTACGGTGGAAAAAAATACTTTTCTCCTTACGGAAACCCGAGGCTGGAAGATGGGCCGGAGGGCGAGCATTTACCCGACCGTCTGGCGAGTGAGACGGTGAAATTTATCAAGGCGAACAAGGAGAAGCCTTTTCTCGCCTATCTCTCGTTTTATTCGGTGCACACGCCCCTGATCGGACGCGAGGATCTGGTGGAGAAATACAAAAAGAAAAAGCAGGCATTGGGGGCCAAGGATAGCGAGATCTGGGGTTATGATAAACCGC contains the following coding sequences:
- a CDS encoding sulfatase-like hydrolase/transferase — protein: MMKRNLMVLLAASLLLPAVAEQKKPNIVFIFADDQTFESVGAYGLTDCKTPNLDRLVHEGATFSQAFNMGAWNGAVCLASRAMLNSGAFVNRAQKIIRSQPHWSEMMRDAGYKTYMTGKWHVPGKPRFDVVQDVRPGMPKGSGYNRPTSKEDYEKGWKPWDKSHGGYWAGGTHWSEVVANHGVDFLEQAKKDDKPFFMYLAFNAPHDPRQAPKEYVDMYPLDTIKVPKNYLEVYPYHKEIGCGPGLRDEKLAPFPRTEFAVKVHRQEYFACVTHMDAQIGRILEALEKTGKADNTYIIFTADHGLAVGHHGLIGKQNMYEHSMRVPFMIVGPGIKAGSQFEMPIYLQDAMATSLDLAGVEKPAHVEFNSLMPLIKGERKVQYDRIYGKYVNSQRMISMGGWKMIYYPKIKKFRLYNVKKDPDEMVDQADNPEYAGKLKELKKAFKELQKEMDDSLQID
- a CDS encoding sulfatase; protein product: MRLVICTLLTALLVPLSAKPMNVVFILADDLGFMDITPNNPESFYETPHLEKLAKSGMRFTQGYAACPVCSPTRASIMTGQYPARTRNTDFFGGPNEFHKTIPTDYDALKSDKLGRFTKRPVLPAPYEGFLAKEHTSLAEAFKKHGYATMFAGKWHLGGKGSWPEDHGFDVNKGGWTRGGPYGGKKYFSPYGNPRLEDGPEGEHLPDRLASETVKFIKANKEKPFLAYLSFYSVHTPLIGREDLVEKYKKKKQALGAKDSEIWGYDKPRRVREVQEHAIYGAMVEAMDLAIGKVMQALDEEGLADNTIVVFFSDNGGLSTSEGSPTSNKPYRAGKGWLYEGGVREPMLVRWPGKTGPGSVCKTPVISTDFYPTLLEACGLPALPEQHVDGVSLVPLLKDPAAPLGRKAIYWHYPHWGNQGGIPGSVIRRGDWKLIEFAWGKEPELYNMAEDIGEEKNLAEKHPEKVKQLLEELKQWKSETKALPAVANPRFKGTFEKW